The Bacteroidota bacterium region CGACGATAAAATCTATAACACTAAACTTATATTTGAATTTTTGGAACTGCCCTAATGCATTAACTAAATTTACAGTGGTTATAAAACCCGATTGGTATTATTAATATGTTAAAATTTACAAAAGGAGATATCTTAAAATCAGGTGCGGATGCGCTTGTTAATTCTGTCAACACCCAGGGAGTGATGGGCAAAGGTGTTGCATTGGCATTTAAAAATTCTTATCCTGAAAACTATAAATCCTATGTAGAAGCTTGCAAAGCCGGCTTAGTAGATGTAGGCAAAATATTTGTTACTCAAACGAATCTATTGTCTCCGCGGTTTATAATAAACTTTCCCACAAAAAAGCATTGGCGTTACCCTTCAAAACTTGAATATGTCGAAGCCGGGCTTAAAGATTTAGTAAAATGGATTTCAGAAAATAATATTCATTCGATTGCTATTCCACCGCTGGGAAGTGGTCAGGGTAAGCTTAATTGGACACACGTCAAAACAGTTCTCATAAAATATCTCCAGCCTTTATCAGCTTCACTTGATATTTATATATATGAGCCATCAGATATATTTGCTCAAACTGCTGTTTTAAAAGTTGAATCTAAAGCATCGTTTACTCCGGTCAGGGTAATGTTATTATATCTTATGAAGCAATACAAAGTAATGGGAAACGAAATTAATCTTTTGGTTATTCAGAAACTTTCATATTTTTTGCAGAGATTTGGTGAACCGATGCGGCTTAAGTTTGAAAAAGGTTGGTACGGTCCTTATGCACATAACCTTATACCTGTTTTGAAAATCATGAATGGGAATTATATACAATTTCGTGCAGGTTCTATTAAACCTGAAACCATCATTACGTTAAAACCATCGATGTTTCATGATCTGGATTTCTATTTTAAGAATACATTAACAAATGATCAAACAGAAAGAGTAAGTCGAGTTTTAAATTTTATCGATGGATTTGAATCGCCATTTGGTTTGGAGCTTCTTGCTACTGTCGATTTTATATTGCAAAATGACAAAGGTAAAAATACACACGAAATACTTTCAGGAATACAGAGCTGGACTCACAGGAAGAAAGAATTGATTAAACCATATCAAGTTGATGTTGCTCTTCAAAGGATTAATCAATACCAATTATCCAGCAATTAAATACTAAATCTAATTATCAACACACCCGCTCCAATTCACATAAAAACAGCGCGCTTATAGTGGGTTTTTCTTTTATATCCATGGGACGAATAGAGGATCGGAAAGAAGATCCGCTATGGAAGAATGGATAGCATTGTCAGGTAAATTCCATGTTTAATAAGGAAGAGTTTGAATTGGTTTACTTTTGGAAAAAGTAAAGCGAAAGCTATTGTGAAGTTCTATGATGCGATAAAAAAGTTTACTGAAGACTGAACTGATATTGCAATTCAGTCCAAATCTTCATATATTTTTCAAGTTTTTTTATGAAAAATAGTATATATATCAAATTTGGAGTTGTTTCTACATGCTAAATGACTTCGGCCGTGTGCTATTATTCTTTATTATCGCCGGCATTTTTGTTACTTTAGGCTTAGTTACCGCTTGGGTTATCCGGCCGAAACGACCATATCCCGATAAGCTTACTACTTATGAATGCGGCGAAGACCCCGTAGGTTCACCGTGGGTTAAATACAACATCCGCTTTTATGTGGTTGCTCTCATCTTCCTCATCTTTGAAGTCGAAATTCTATTCCTTTTTCCTTGGGCGCTCGTGTATCAGGATTTAGGACTTTTTGCATTCATCGAAATGGTTATTTTCCTTGTAATACTATTTGTTGGTTATGCCTATGTTTGGGTGCGAGGCGATTTGGATTGGGATAGACCCGAACCGGATATTCCTTTCATCACTTCTCTTAATAAAAAAAAATCTTCCACTG contains the following coding sequences:
- a CDS encoding macro domain-containing protein yields the protein MLKFTKGDILKSGADALVNSVNTQGVMGKGVALAFKNSYPENYKSYVEACKAGLVDVGKIFVTQTNLLSPRFIINFPTKKHWRYPSKLEYVEAGLKDLVKWISENNIHSIAIPPLGSGQGKLNWTHVKTVLIKYLQPLSASLDIYIYEPSDIFAQTAVLKVESKASFTPVRVMLLYLMKQYKVMGNEINLLVIQKLSYFLQRFGEPMRLKFEKGWYGPYAHNLIPVLKIMNGNYIQFRAGSIKPETIITLKPSMFHDLDFYFKNTLTNDQTERVSRVLNFIDGFESPFGLELLATVDFILQNDKGKNTHEILSGIQSWTHRKKELIKPYQVDVALQRINQYQLSSN
- a CDS encoding NADH-quinone oxidoreductase subunit A, translating into MLNDFGRVLLFFIIAGIFVTLGLVTAWVIRPKRPYPDKLTTYECGEDPVGSPWVKYNIRFYVVALIFLIFEVEILFLFPWALVYQDLGLFAFIEMVIFLVILFVGYAYVWVRGDLDWDRPEPDIPFITSLNKKKSSTAAK